From one Bradyrhizobium sp. Ash2021 genomic stretch:
- a CDS encoding DUF2231 domain-containing protein: MQHDTINETSFARDASTQSTAKADRQAIHRILLPFSVAYFTAAFVTDLLYWRTAEVMWQRFSVWLIVAGLIVAGFAVIAAVIDLARGTQRPARLHALGYAVGVSLSLINVFIHSRDGYTAVVPTGLMLSGVAVVILLATASAGA, translated from the coding sequence ATGCAGCACGACACGATAAATGAGACGTCCTTCGCGCGCGATGCCAGCACGCAGTCAACGGCCAAAGCCGACAGACAAGCGATTCATCGAATCTTGCTTCCGTTTTCCGTCGCGTATTTCACGGCCGCTTTTGTGACCGATCTGCTCTATTGGCGGACTGCCGAGGTGATGTGGCAGAGGTTTTCCGTCTGGCTGATAGTGGCTGGTCTGATCGTGGCCGGCTTTGCGGTGATTGCTGCCGTGATCGACCTTGCACGTGGTACGCAAAGGCCGGCGCGGCTCCACGCGCTCGGCTACGCAGTTGGTGTCTCGCTCTCACTGATCAATGTCTTCATCCACAGCCGCGACGGGTATACCGCAGTCGTACCGACCGGCCTGATGCTTTCCGGGGTCGCCGTAGTCATTCTGTTGGCGACGGCCTCGGCTGGAGCTTGA
- a CDS encoding PQQ-dependent sugar dehydrogenase — protein sequence MMRVLKIVRSAKLRRGVAVCVAVAGLGLAGCDDNGGDPKSEIGAHPMLPALQQYLLPPIRIARAVAWGNDEAPTVPQGLQIHALATGFEHPRSLFVLPNGDVLVVEGNGPTAPIFRPKDLVTAWVEWLAGARAKGANRITLLRDTNGDGVPELRTVLLDHLNSPFGVALVGNDLYVANTDAIIRYPYQEGQTSITAPGTKLTDLPGGPIDHHWTKALLARPDGSKLYVGVGSNSNITENGIGAEYERAAIWEVDRASGAHRILASGTRNPTGLAWEPETRKLWAIVNERDEIGPDLVPDYLTSVQDGGFYGWPYSYYGQHLDPRVQPQRPDLVAKAIVPDYALSSHVAPLGVAMYTGSGLPANYRSGAFVSEHGSWDRTPLNGYKVVFVPFSGGIPSGPAQDVVTGFLDANNHARGRPVGLAVDRTGGLLIADDVGDTVWRVSSSNPHSASGPH from the coding sequence ATGATGCGCGTCCTCAAGATTGTCCGTTCGGCGAAACTACGGCGTGGTGTCGCCGTCTGTGTCGCCGTCGCCGGTTTGGGACTCGCGGGCTGCGACGACAACGGCGGTGACCCGAAAAGCGAGATCGGCGCCCATCCCATGCTCCCCGCGCTGCAGCAATATTTGCTGCCGCCGATCCGGATTGCCAGAGCAGTTGCGTGGGGAAACGATGAAGCGCCGACGGTGCCGCAGGGATTGCAAATCCATGCATTAGCCACCGGCTTTGAGCATCCCCGATCCCTCTTCGTCCTTCCGAACGGAGATGTGCTGGTGGTCGAGGGCAATGGTCCAACAGCGCCGATCTTCCGCCCCAAGGACCTCGTCACCGCCTGGGTAGAGTGGCTCGCCGGCGCGAGGGCAAAAGGCGCAAACCGTATAACGCTGTTGCGCGATACCAATGGCGATGGCGTCCCGGAGCTACGAACCGTCTTGCTGGATCATCTTAACTCGCCCTTTGGCGTCGCTTTGGTTGGCAATGATCTTTATGTTGCCAACACCGATGCCATCATCCGTTATCCCTATCAGGAAGGGCAAACCAGCATCACTGCCCCTGGCACCAAGCTGACCGACCTTCCTGGCGGCCCGATCGATCATCACTGGACCAAGGCTTTGTTGGCCCGCCCGGATGGCTCCAAGCTCTATGTCGGTGTCGGATCCAACAGCAACATCACCGAAAACGGAATTGGAGCTGAGTATGAACGAGCCGCGATCTGGGAGGTCGACCGGGCATCGGGCGCCCATCGCATACTCGCCAGCGGCACGCGCAATCCCACGGGCCTCGCGTGGGAGCCTGAGACCCGCAAACTCTGGGCCATCGTCAACGAACGCGATGAGATCGGCCCCGATCTGGTTCCGGACTATCTGACTTCTGTGCAGGACGGCGGTTTCTATGGCTGGCCCTATAGCTATTACGGCCAGCACCTCGACCCGCGGGTCCAGCCTCAACGCCCCGATCTGGTGGCAAAGGCGATTGTACCGGACTACGCGCTGAGCTCCCACGTCGCGCCCTTGGGTGTAGCCATGTACACAGGCTCCGGGCTTCCGGCAAACTATCGCAGCGGTGCGTTTGTCAGCGAACACGGAAGCTGGGATCGAACGCCTCTCAACGGCTACAAGGTAGTGTTCGTGCCGTTCAGCGGCGGAATACCCAGCGGCCCGGCGCAGGACGTCGTTACCGGCTTCCTCGATGCAAACAATCACGCGCGCGGAAGGCCGGTTGGTCTGGCAGTCGATCGGACCGGCGGACTGCTGATCGCCGATGACGTCGGAGACACCGTGTGGCGGGTGTCATCAAGTAATCCCCATTCTGCGTCGGGCCCCCACTGA